The proteins below come from a single Tissierella sp. MB52-C2 genomic window:
- a CDS encoding ABC transporter permease, producing the protein MKISNMALSNVKGNLYRYVMYYLSNAFAVTAFFIFANFVFHPSLNYKNIGGHPVAQMGVINGMIACQVIIVIFSVLFVGYSTSIFLKSRGREFGLLSLYGMTRKQIKKYVFIESTIISLLSIGTGILSGIAFSKLFLMAMEAFMDISLPFNISFKALGLTILLFFALFELVSTLMLFKIKNKEIIQQIKSSKIPKEIPNFSRKKSILGVSLLALGYGIAWIVEGAFVPLAMLPVIFIVVAGTYFTFTQFSIAVANKILKNKNILYKKVNMISYSQMIFKLQDTAKVLFAAAILGAITFTATETIYSFFTEISSISGIDTPEDIGIIQKGETLKDNQSIDKAKEILKKHDLKIDEFHTVKNIKVKNESKKINDSIREEILLISNEDYNKLAIYQGKDEITVKENEVVYNFPYETIGYDGKPEKIKRYPLETAQLKLKDKIKEYKVSGELHDNVMSLNKLGYFDTFILNDKDYENWLEIAENDDVVIYNGIKLDKWKNSFDASVEIKEMLGNKYQYSYYAKAIPYKSIRNNFGFTLFIGFFIAFLFFIASGSIIYFKLFNEVKQDKVEYDILRKIGTTEKEINKIITKQIGTIFFLPFVVSTTHSLFALKSLSNLLQQNLFTNGLVVALGYLVFQMIYFIIIRTMYIRKVKYN; encoded by the coding sequence ATGAAAATATCTAATATGGCTCTTAGCAATGTTAAAGGAAATTTATATAGGTATGTAATGTATTATTTAAGTAATGCATTTGCTGTTACAGCATTTTTTATATTTGCTAATTTTGTATTTCATCCCTCTTTAAATTATAAGAATATAGGAGGACATCCAGTAGCGCAGATGGGTGTAATTAACGGTATGATAGCTTGTCAAGTAATAATAGTAATATTTTCAGTATTATTTGTAGGCTATTCTACCTCTATATTTTTAAAATCTAGGGGAAGGGAGTTTGGACTTCTTTCTTTATACGGAATGACTAGAAAGCAAATAAAGAAATATGTATTTATAGAAAGTACGATAATATCTCTTTTATCTATAGGAACAGGTATATTATCAGGAATAGCTTTTTCAAAATTATTTCTCATGGCAATGGAAGCATTTATGGATATCAGTCTTCCATTTAACATATCCTTTAAAGCTTTAGGACTTACTATTTTATTATTCTTTGCCTTATTTGAGCTAGTAAGTACTTTAATGCTTTTTAAAATAAAGAATAAAGAAATAATACAGCAGATTAAAAGCAGTAAGATACCTAAAGAAATACCAAACTTTTCAAGAAAGAAGTCAATTCTTGGTGTTAGTTTATTGGCGTTAGGATATGGCATAGCTTGGATTGTAGAAGGTGCTTTTGTACCTTTGGCTATGCTTCCAGTTATATTTATAGTTGTAGCTGGTACCTATTTTACATTTACTCAATTTAGTATAGCTGTGGCTAATAAAATTTTAAAAAATAAAAATATCCTTTATAAAAAGGTTAATATGATATCCTATTCTCAAATGATATTTAAATTACAGGATACAGCTAAGGTATTATTTGCAGCAGCTATTTTAGGTGCAATTACTTTTACTGCTACAGAAACCATATATTCATTTTTTACAGAAATATCTAGTATATCAGGAATTGATACACCGGAGGATATTGGAATAATACAAAAAGGAGAAACATTAAAGGATAATCAGAGTATAGATAAAGCAAAAGAAATCCTAAAGAAACATGATTTAAAAATAGATGAGTTTCATACAGTTAAAAATATAAAGGTTAAAAATGAATCTAAAAAAATCAATGATAGTATTAGAGAAGAGATTTTACTTATATCTAATGAAGATTATAATAAGCTAGCAATTTATCAGGGAAAGGATGAAATTACAGTAAAAGAGAATGAGGTAGTATATAATTTCCCTTATGAGACAATTGGCTATGATGGTAAACCAGAAAAAATTAAGAGGTATCCTCTAGAAACAGCACAATTAAAACTAAAGGACAAAATAAAAGAATATAAGGTAAGTGGTGAATTACATGATAATGTAATGTCCTTAAATAAATTAGGATATTTTGATACATTTATATTAAATGACAAAGACTATGAAAACTGGCTGGAAATAGCAGAAAATGATGATGTGGTTATATACAATGGAATAAAACTAGATAAATGGAAGAATTCCTTTGATGCTTCAGTTGAAATAAAGGAGATGCTGGGCAATAAATACCAATACAGCTATTATGCCAAAGCAATTCCATATAAAAGTATTAGAAATAATTTCGGGTTTACATTATTCATAGGATTTTTCATAGCCTTTTTATTCTTTATAGCTTCAGGCAGTATAATATATTTCAAACTATTCAACGAAGTAAAACAGGATAAAGTAGAATACGATATACTTAGAAAAATTGGAACAACGGAGAAGGAGATAAATAAGATAATAACTAAGCAAATAGGGACTATATTCTTTTTACCCTTTGTGGTTAGTACTACACATTCTTTATTTGCATTGAAATCCCTTTCTAATTTACTTCAACAAAATCTTTTTACAAATGGTCTTGTAGTTGCATTGGGATATTTAGTATTTCAGATGATTTATTTTATTATAATAAGGACAATGTATATAAGAAAAGTGAAATATAATTAA
- a CDS encoding lysylphosphatidylglycerol synthase transmembrane domain-containing protein: MKKIINYVILISLLGATAYILISNNDFSKFPILMGKVNKGFLLLAFFCMILYWICDAYIIHKMKRILNIKGGFLSSFNLVMIGQYYGAITPFATGGQPAQIYLLVNDGVHVGTASSLMLTKFLIYQIVVTFYSAFMFIINFNLISGKGRLAFPFIIMGCLLNAFMLLIIVGFFFNERLFKRIFTKLFIFGYKLRIVKDITKLENKLDKYILDFTISINRMKENRKTTFILILTTFIQLTFYFSITYFVYLSVGLREVPYFHIVSIQSLLYMAVSFMPTPGTVGASEGGFYILYSSMLPKNILTFIMILSRFIEYYFGIIVGGCFTLFDFISRKRKKTSSECDFVDDKEMRVDGNEF, from the coding sequence ATGAAAAAGATAATAAATTATGTCATTCTAATATCATTGCTAGGAGCAACTGCTTATATATTAATTTCTAATAATGATTTTTCTAAATTTCCTATATTAATGGGGAAGGTAAACAAGGGATTTTTATTATTAGCTTTTTTTTGCATGATTTTATATTGGATATGTGATGCTTATATAATTCATAAAATGAAAAGGATATTAAATATTAAAGGTGGATTCTTATCTTCTTTTAATCTTGTTATGATTGGCCAATATTATGGTGCTATTACACCATTTGCAACGGGAGGGCAGCCTGCACAAATATATCTTTTAGTAAATGATGGTGTTCATGTAGGTACAGCTTCTTCATTAATGTTAACTAAGTTTTTAATTTATCAAATTGTAGTTACATTTTATTCAGCATTTATGTTTATAATAAACTTTAACTTAATATCAGGAAAAGGAAGATTAGCATTTCCTTTCATAATAATGGGCTGTTTATTAAATGCCTTTATGCTGCTGATAATAGTAGGCTTTTTCTTTAACGAAAGATTATTTAAAAGAATATTTACTAAGCTTTTTATATTTGGTTATAAGCTAAGGATAGTAAAAGATATTACAAAACTGGAAAATAAATTAGATAAGTATATTTTGGATTTTACCATTAGTATAAATAGAATGAAAGAAAATAGAAAGACTACTTTTATATTGATTTTAACAACCTTTATTCAATTAACATTCTATTTTTCAATAACATATTTTGTATATTTATCTGTTGGTCTTAGGGAAGTGCCTTATTTTCATATAGTGAGTATACAATCATTGCTTTATATGGCAGTCTCTTTTATGCCCACTCCTGGAACTGTAGGGGCTTCTGAGGGGGGATTCTATATTCTTTATAGTAGTATGTTGCCTAAAAACATTTTAACATTTATTATGATATTATCTAGATTTATAGAGTATTATTTTGGTATTATAGTAGGAGGATGTTTTACATTATTTGATTTTATTTCTAGAAAAAGAAAAAAGACATCATCAGAGTGTGATTTTGTAGATGATAAAGAAATGAGAGTAGATGGAAATGAATTTTAA
- a CDS encoding methyl-accepting chemotaxis protein: protein MKGIVKNKKGSIKTKLIVIPLIVVFIVITTIGVFSSYFLRTSLINEMEHNGVYLAERFIANIEDNYRSLEIINNSLDNKIKSAAKMVIGSEDRLSNELMKNLAEDLEVEQINYYSSDGVTLYSNTDGYVGWKANQGHAVHNFMTSSDKELIEEIRKDSESENYLKYGYLKGPKGTFVQIGINANKVQELTDSFSYQSFLDEISQDEQIYYGLFIDKNLQIMAHNNKEKIGTILDDEGSKSAAIDGVPFTQEWYYEEEGVNVLDISYPVVINGEHIGAVSVGFSVDEVQETISRNIIFVVIMMIISFVVLGFILFNASNYAVKIIARLKEQMKYMEEGDFSKEMPEDLINKNDELGEISNAINIMQDSMRGIIRNVLDTSHNLATSSEELTAISQQSATAADEIARAIEEIATGATEQAKDTERGVLSISELGDIVVKNEYYIGNLNDSAEKVNSLKDEGLDILKILVEKTDVSSKSSKEVQQVIINTNESAEKIANASEMIKSIASQTNLLALNAAIEAARAGEAGRGFAVVADEIRKLAEQSNKFTEEISTIVEDLNNKTLTAVKTMEELEEVVLSQTESVSITNSKFIGIAEAIEDMKIVINEVNHSSHEITSKEENIIHIMENLSAISEENAAGTEEASASVEEQTAAMEEIANSSEQLAMIAEKLNDQVKQFKV, encoded by the coding sequence ATGAAGGGAATTGTAAAAAATAAAAAAGGCTCTATAAAGACAAAATTAATTGTAATTCCATTAATTGTAGTATTTATTGTAATTACAACTATAGGCGTTTTTTCTTCTTATTTCTTGAGAACAAGCTTGATCAACGAGATGGAGCATAACGGAGTCTACCTAGCAGAAAGATTTATAGCAAATATAGAGGACAACTATAGGTCATTGGAAATAATCAATAATTCTTTAGACAATAAAATCAAATCTGCTGCAAAAATGGTAATAGGTAGTGAAGATAGGTTAAGCAATGAACTTATGAAAAATCTAGCTGAAGACTTAGAAGTAGAACAAATAAACTATTATAGTTCAGATGGAGTAACTCTCTATTCCAATACTGATGGATACGTAGGTTGGAAAGCCAATCAAGGACATGCTGTCCATAACTTTATGACAAGTAGTGATAAGGAATTAATAGAGGAGATTAGAAAAGATTCAGAGTCTGAAAATTATTTAAAGTATGGATATTTAAAGGGACCAAAAGGAACCTTTGTACAAATAGGTATAAATGCGAATAAAGTTCAGGAACTAACAGATTCTTTTAGTTACCAAAGTTTTTTAGACGAAATATCACAGGATGAACAGATTTATTATGGATTATTTATAGATAAAAACTTACAAATCATGGCTCATAATAACAAAGAAAAAATAGGTACAATACTTGATGATGAAGGCAGCAAATCAGCAGCAATAGATGGTGTTCCTTTTACTCAAGAATGGTATTATGAAGAAGAGGGTGTTAATGTTTTAGATATTTCATACCCAGTTGTAATCAATGGAGAACATATTGGTGCTGTGTCCGTAGGATTTTCTGTAGATGAGGTTCAAGAGACTATTAGTAGAAATATTATTTTTGTTGTTATAATGATGATTATATCTTTTGTAGTCTTAGGATTCATCTTATTTAATGCTTCTAACTATGCTGTGAAAATCATAGCTAGACTAAAGGAACAAATGAAGTACATGGAAGAAGGTGATTTCTCTAAGGAGATGCCAGAGGATTTAATAAATAAAAATGATGAATTAGGAGAAATATCTAATGCCATAAATATAATGCAGGACTCAATGAGAGGTATAATTAGAAATGTACTTGATACATCTCATAATCTAGCTACTTCATCAGAGGAACTTACAGCTATTAGCCAACAATCTGCCACAGCGGCTGATGAAATTGCCAGGGCTATTGAAGAAATAGCAACTGGAGCAACTGAGCAGGCTAAGGATACTGAAAGAGGAGTGTTATCCATATCTGAGCTTGGAGATATAGTGGTGAAGAATGAATATTATATAGGAAACCTAAACGATTCTGCTGAAAAAGTAAATAGTCTGAAGGATGAAGGATTAGATATACTTAAGATTCTTGTGGAGAAAACAGATGTTAGTAGTAAATCTTCTAAAGAAGTTCAACAGGTTATTATAAATACAAATGAAAGTGCAGAGAAAATTGCTAATGCCAGTGAAATGATAAAGAGCATTGCAAGTCAAACCAATTTATTAGCATTGAATGCGGCTATTGAGGCGGCTAGAGCAGGAGAGGCAGGAAGGGGATTTGCAGTAGTTGCAGATGAAATAAGAAAATTAGCTGAACAATCCAATAAATTTACAGAAGAAATAAGCACTATTGTGGAGGATTTAAATAATAAAACATTAACAGCAGTAAAAACTATGGAAGAATTAGAAGAAGTAGTTTTATCTCAAACTGAAAGTGTAAGTATAACAAACAGTAAATTCATTGGAATTGCTGAAGCCATAGAGGATATGAAGATAGTTATTAATGAAGTTAATCATTCCAGCCATGAAATAACTAGTAAAGAAGAAAATATCATTCATATAATGGAAAATCTATCAGCTATATCTGAAGAAAATGCGGCGGGAACAGAAGAAGCTTCTGCATCTGTAGAAGAACAAACAGCAGCTATGGAGGAAATCGCTAACTCCAGTGAACAGCTTGCAATGATTGCAGAAAAATTAAACGATCAGGTAAAACAATTTAAGGTATAA
- the groL gene encoding chaperonin GroEL (60 kDa chaperone family; promotes refolding of misfolded polypeptides especially under stressful conditions; forms two stacked rings of heptamers to form a barrel-shaped 14mer; ends can be capped by GroES; misfolded proteins enter the barrel where they are refolded when GroES binds): protein MAKEIKFGEEARRAMERGINQLADTVKVTLGPKGRNVVLDKKFGAPLITNDGVTIAREIELEDKYENMGAQLVKEVATKTNDVAGDGTTTATLLAQAIIREGLKNVAAGANPMILQKGIKSAVNTAVEEIKRFSKTVDSKEAIAQLASISAGDEEIGKLIAEAMEKVGKDGVITVEESRSMGTTLDVVEGMQFDRGYVSAYMVTDTEKMVAEYDNPYILITDKKITNIQEILPILEEIVQMSKPLIIIAEDIEGEAMATLVVNKLRGTFNCVAVKAPGFGDRRKEMLQDIAILTGGTVISEELGYDLKEATVDMLGSADKVKVDKETTVIVNGKGDQEEIKNRVKQIKAQLEETDSEFDTEKLQERLAKLSGGVAVIQVGAATETELKERKLRIEDALAATRAGVEEGMVPGGGTVLIDAIPAVAKLLETTNGDEKTGVSIIVRALEEPVRQIATNAGLEGSVIVEKVKAEAPGTGFDALNEIYVDMIQTGIADPTKVTRSALQNASSVAAMVLTTEGAVVDVETEDPMAAMGGMGGMGGMGGMM from the coding sequence ATGGCTAAAGAAATTAAATTTGGCGAAGAAGCACGTCGTGCTATGGAAAGAGGAATAAATCAATTAGCTGATACTGTAAAAGTTACATTGGGACCTAAAGGCAGAAATGTTGTATTAGATAAAAAATTTGGTGCACCACTTATTACAAATGACGGTGTAACAATAGCTCGTGAAATTGAATTAGAAGATAAATATGAAAATATGGGTGCTCAACTTGTTAAGGAAGTAGCTACAAAAACTAATGATGTAGCAGGAGACGGAACAACAACAGCTACTTTACTTGCTCAAGCAATTATTAGAGAAGGACTTAAAAACGTAGCTGCAGGTGCAAACCCAATGATTCTTCAAAAAGGAATTAAATCTGCTGTAAATACTGCAGTAGAAGAAATAAAAAGATTCTCTAAGACTGTTGACTCTAAAGAAGCTATAGCTCAACTTGCATCAATTTCAGCAGGGGATGAAGAAATCGGTAAATTAATAGCTGAAGCTATGGAAAAAGTAGGTAAAGATGGAGTAATCACTGTAGAAGAATCAAGATCCATGGGAACAACTTTAGACGTAGTAGAAGGTATGCAGTTTGATAGAGGATATGTATCTGCTTATATGGTAACTGATACTGAAAAAATGGTGGCGGAATATGATAATCCATATATCTTAATCACAGATAAGAAGATTACAAATATACAAGAGATCCTTCCAATTCTTGAAGAGATAGTACAAATGAGCAAACCACTAATAATCATTGCTGAAGATATTGAAGGAGAAGCAATGGCTACATTAGTAGTTAATAAATTAAGAGGAACATTCAACTGTGTTGCTGTTAAAGCACCAGGATTTGGAGATAGAAGAAAAGAAATGTTACAAGATATAGCTATATTAACAGGTGGAACAGTAATATCAGAAGAGTTAGGATATGATCTAAAAGAAGCTACTGTTGATATGCTAGGATCAGCAGATAAGGTAAAAGTTGATAAAGAAACAACTGTAATAGTAAATGGAAAAGGCGATCAAGAAGAAATTAAAAATAGAGTTAAACAAATTAAGGCTCAACTTGAAGAAACAGATTCAGAATTTGATACTGAAAAACTTCAAGAAAGACTTGCTAAATTATCAGGTGGAGTAGCAGTAATCCAAGTAGGTGCTGCAACTGAAACTGAACTTAAAGAAAGAAAACTTAGAATTGAAGATGCTCTAGCTGCAACTCGTGCAGGAGTTGAAGAGGGTATGGTTCCTGGTGGTGGAACAGTATTAATAGATGCAATACCAGCTGTTGCTAAATTACTTGAAACTACAAATGGAGATGAAAAAACAGGAGTTAGTATAATAGTTCGTGCATTAGAAGAACCAGTTAGACAAATAGCAACTAATGCAGGATTAGAAGGTTCTGTTATTGTAGAAAAAGTTAAAGCAGAAGCACCAGGAACTGGATTTGATGCTTTAAATGAAATATATGTAGATATGATTCAAACAGGTATAGCAGACCCAACTAAAGTAACTAGATCAGCATTACAAAATGCATCATCTGTAGCGGCAATGGTACTTACTACAGAAGGTGCAGTAGTAGATGTGGAAACAGAAGATCCAATGGCAGCCATGGGAGGAATGGGTGGCATGGGTGGCATGGGCGGTATGATGTAG
- the groES gene encoding co-chaperone GroES, whose product MNLRPLGDRIVIKKVEAEEKTKSGIVLPSAAKEQPQMAEVVAIGADITNDEKKKDQIKVGDKVIFSKYAGTEIKVDGEELNILKLSDILAIVE is encoded by the coding sequence ATGAACCTAAGACCGTTAGGTGATAGAATTGTAATTAAGAAGGTTGAAGCAGAAGAAAAAACAAAATCAGGTATAGTTTTACCAAGTGCTGCTAAAGAACAACCACAAATGGCTGAAGTAGTTGCGATTGGTGCAGATATTACAAATGACGAAAAGAAAAAAGACCAAATTAAAGTAGGCGACAAAGTAATATTTTCAAAATATGCAGGAACTGAAATTAAAGTAGATGGCGAAGAATTAAATATATTAAAATTATCCGATATATTAGCAATAGTAGAGTAG
- a CDS encoding DUF554 domain-containing protein — protein MLGTIVNSLAIILGSLLGIGLRKGIKEEYKDTIMDGIGLCVIIIGITGGIKSENIILVIGSIVLGSLLGEIIGIENMLENLGNNLQRRFDKKDSNFSKGFVTASLVFCIGAMAIVGSLEAGIQGKYETLFAKSIIDGISSIIFASTLGIGVAFASIPVFIYQGSITLLANLVNELLTPQVVNEMSAVGSILIIAIGINILGIKKIKIGNMLPAVFIPLIYYMLIELVAL, from the coding sequence ATGTTAGGAACAATAGTAAATAGTTTAGCAATTATATTAGGATCTTTATTGGGTATAGGTTTAAGAAAAGGAATAAAGGAAGAATATAAGGATACTATAATGGATGGAATTGGGCTTTGTGTAATTATTATTGGAATTACTGGAGGAATAAAGTCAGAAAATATTATTCTAGTCATAGGAAGTATCGTATTAGGAAGTCTATTAGGAGAAATAATTGGAATAGAGAATATGCTTGAAAATTTAGGTAATAATTTACAGAGAAGGTTTGATAAAAAAGACAGCAATTTCTCTAAAGGATTTGTAACTGCTTCTTTAGTATTTTGTATAGGTGCTATGGCCATAGTTGGATCTCTAGAAGCAGGTATACAGGGGAAGTATGAGACTTTATTTGCAAAATCAATTATTGATGGTATTTCATCCATAATATTTGCATCAACCTTAGGTATAGGAGTGGCTTTTGCTAGTATTCCAGTATTTATTTATCAAGGTAGTATTACTCTTTTAGCTAATTTAGTAAATGAATTATTAACTCCACAAGTTGTAAATGAAATGTCAGCAGTAGGAAGTATCTTAATCATAGCAATAGGAATTAATATACTAGGTATAAAGAAAATAAAGATAGGAAATATGCTTCCAGCTGTATTTATACCATTGATTTACTATATGTTAATTGAATTAGTTGCTCTGTAA
- a CDS encoding ABC transporter ATP-binding protein, producing the protein MTVLETKGLSKIYGSKGKGLSVKALDEFDISIKEGEFVGIMGPSGSGKTTLLNILATIDSPSSGEVLINGQNPHRLKPDNLAIFRRNNLGFIFQDFNLLDTLSVRENIILPLVLEEFKNKEIEEKLEEISTILNIKDILNKRTYEISGGQQQRTACARAMINKPAIILADEPTGNLDSKASFDLMSSLEKINKERKATIVMVTHDAFAASFCNKIIMIKDGRFFLEITKSGNRQLFFKEILDSLSLLGGGYNENI; encoded by the coding sequence ATGACAGTATTAGAAACAAAAGGTTTATCTAAGATATATGGAAGTAAGGGAAAGGGATTATCTGTTAAGGCCTTAGATGAATTTGATATAAGTATAAAAGAAGGAGAGTTTGTAGGAATTATGGGTCCATCAGGTAGTGGAAAGACTACTCTTTTAAATATCCTTGCCACAATAGACTCACCATCTTCTGGTGAAGTACTAATAAATGGACAAAACCCTCATAGATTAAAGCCAGATAATTTGGCCATATTTAGAAGAAATAATCTAGGATTTATATTTCAAGATTTTAATTTACTAGACACCTTATCTGTAAGGGAAAATATAATTTTACCATTAGTGCTGGAAGAGTTTAAAAACAAAGAAATTGAAGAAAAGCTAGAAGAGATATCAACGATATTAAATATTAAGGACATTCTAAATAAAAGAACCTATGAAATATCAGGAGGACAGCAACAAAGGACTGCTTGTGCTAGAGCTATGATAAATAAGCCAGCTATTATATTAGCTGATGAGCCTACAGGGAATTTAGATTCAAAGGCATCCTTTGACCTTATGAGTTCCTTGGAGAAGATAAATAAGGAAAGAAAAGCAACAATAGTAATGGTAACTCATGATGCCTTTGCTGCAAGCTTTTGCAACAAAATAATAATGATAAAGGATGGAAGATTCTTTCTAGAAATAACAAAGAGCGGCAATAGACAATTGTTCTTCAAGGAAATATTAGATTCATTATCACTTCTTGGAGGTGGGTATAATGAAAATATCTAA
- a CDS encoding divergent polysaccharide deacetylase family protein, whose product MIIVTNKKTIALICLILVIIFFLIFKFILLEKDLAANTTPTGYVALVIDDFGNNGEGIDELAKLDIPITAAVMPFLEYTEIDAKKAYDANMEIILHLPMEPEKGDPKWLGPRAIRDNLCDDEIKEIVNDALDQVKWAKGINNHMGSKIMKDKVIMREILNVVKERNLYFLNSRTDETKVTEDISKELGIVYFKRDVFLDNERNDYSISNAMNQLGKIALEKGYAVGIGHVGGQGGKITVDAIDKMSKKLKEEGIEFIYLSQIQELFPMEGK is encoded by the coding sequence ATGATTATTGTTACAAATAAAAAAACAATAGCTCTTATTTGTTTAATTCTTGTTATTATATTTTTTCTTATTTTTAAATTTATTCTTTTGGAAAAAGATCTTGCAGCTAATACTACTCCAACAGGGTATGTAGCCTTAGTTATAGACGACTTTGGAAACAACGGAGAAGGTATAGATGAACTGGCTAAGCTTGATATACCAATTACTGCAGCGGTAATGCCGTTTTTAGAATATACAGAGATTGATGCAAAAAAGGCATATGATGCTAATATGGAAATAATACTTCATTTACCCATGGAACCTGAAAAGGGAGACCCAAAATGGTTGGGACCTAGGGCAATACGAGATAATCTATGTGATGATGAGATTAAAGAAATAGTTAATGATGCTTTAGACCAAGTAAAATGGGCAAAGGGAATAAATAATCATATGGGTTCTAAGATTATGAAAGATAAAGTAATTATGAGAGAAATTTTAAATGTAGTTAAAGAGAGAAACCTTTATTTCTTAAATAGTAGAACTGACGAAACTAAAGTTACAGAAGATATAAGTAAAGAACTAGGAATAGTATATTTTAAAAGAGATGTTTTTTTAGATAATGAGAGAAATGACTACTCTATTTCAAATGCTATGAATCAGCTTGGAAAAATAGCATTAGAAAAAGGATATGCTGTAGGTATTGGCCATGTAGGAGGTCAAGGTGGTAAGATTACTGTGGATGCCATAGATAAGATGTCTAAGAAGTTAAAGGAAGAAGGAATTGAATTTATATATCTATCTCAAATACAAGAGCTTTTCCCCATGGAAGGTAAATAA
- a CDS encoding sensor histidine kinase produces MNFKDYLKDKLLYIIIYFISIFLVITIMMLDLIIRKERLNISNIIYGFVLSFIALGVIILINYMKKKKFYSPINYSIDKDEHLQYIFNIPDNINNEYKFLREALVRNYTIYIDKLEKYKRNAKTQMDFNNRWIHEMKTPVSVIKLMLENEKDKMIDETTRKSYESIEEEIEKLSHGLEMALHTLRVNEFELDFKVEEVSLLEVIRNVINENRSAFIVNSIFPKILSENDLIVISDKKWIKFVLSQILSNSIKYSKVKESENKDILIKIYKENNDIILSIKDRGVGIASGDLERVFDPFFTGKNGRKYLESTGMGLYLSKDICRRLGHGLDIKSREGEGTTVKVTFYNGKSIYNLENS; encoded by the coding sequence ATGAATTTTAAAGATTACTTAAAAGATAAATTATTGTATATTATTATATATTTTATTAGTATTTTTCTAGTTATAACTATAATGATGCTTGATTTAATAATTAGAAAAGAAAGACTTAATATATCAAATATTATCTATGGATTTGTTTTGTCTTTTATAGCCTTAGGAGTAATAATATTAATTAACTATATGAAAAAAAAGAAATTTTATAGTCCAATTAATTACAGCATAGATAAGGACGAACATCTACAATATATATTTAATATTCCAGATAATATAAATAATGAATATAAATTTTTAAGAGAAGCTCTAGTTAGAAATTATACTATTTACATAGATAAACTTGAGAAATATAAAAGAAATGCCAAAACTCAAATGGATTTTAATAATAGATGGATTCATGAAATGAAGACTCCAGTATCAGTTATAAAGCTAATGTTAGAAAATGAAAAGGATAAGATGATAGATGAAACTACGAGAAAAAGCTATGAAAGCATAGAGGAAGAGATAGAAAAATTATCCCATGGATTAGAGATGGCTCTACATACTCTTAGAGTAAATGAATTTGAGTTGGATTTTAAAGTAGAGGAAGTGTCTTTGCTGGAAGTCATAAGAAATGTAATCAATGAAAATAGATCTGCCTTCATAGTAAATTCTATATTTCCTAAAATTCTTTCAGAAAATGATCTAATTGTAATATCGGATAAGAAATGGATAAAATTTGTTCTTAGTCAAATACTATCCAATAGTATTAAGTATTCAAAAGTTAAAGAAAGTGAGAACAAAGATATATTAATAAAGATCTATAAGGAGAATAATGATATTATACTTTCCATAAAAGATAGAGGTGTTGGAATAGCCAGTGGAGATTTAGAAAGGGTATTTGATCCATTTTTTACTGGGAAAAATGGCAGGAAGTATTTAGAGTCTACAGGAATGGGACTCTATCTTTCAAAGGATATATGTAGAAGACTGGGACACGGCTTAGATATAAAGTCTAGGGAAGGGGAAGGAACTACAGTAAAGGTTACATTTTATAATGGAAAAAGCATTTATAATTTAGAAAATAGTTAA